Sequence from the Halobaculum rubrum genome:
AGCGGATGACGTCGAGGCCGTTGCTCCGCTCGGTGGACTCCTCGCGGCCGCCGTCGGACTGCCAGGCGGCCTCCTGGCCGTTACCGCTCTCGGCGTTGGCCTTCGCGTCGAAGTCGAGTTCCGAGGCCTCCCCGCCCTCGATGCTCTGCCGTGACTTGTCGGCCTGCTTTTGCGTGCTCGGGCCGAGCACCTGCGCGCTCTGGACGCCGGTCATGATGGCCATGACGCGGACCTTCCCCTTGTACTCCTCCTGGATGCGGGCGCCCCAGATCACGTTCGCGCTCGCCTCGAGGCGCTCGGTGATGTTGTCGGCGATGCCCTCGGCCTCCTTCAGCGTGAGGTCCGGGCCGCCGGTGATGTGGACGAGGCCGCCCGACGCGCCGCGGTAGTCCACGTCCAGCAGCGGGTGGTTCATCGCGTCGTTGACCACCTCCTGGGTCTTGTTCTTGTCCTGGGTCTCGCCGACGAGCATCACCGCGACGCCGCCCTGGTTCATGATCGTGGACATGTCCGCGTAGTCCAGATTGATCAGGGACGGCTGGGTGATGGTCTCGGAGATCCCCTTCACGGTCTCGGCGATGATCTGGTCCATCACCGAGAACGCCTTCCCGATCGGCAGGTTGGGGACGTAATCGAGGAGGCGGTTGTTGTCGAGCACGATGATCGAGTCGGCCTCGTTGCGGAGCTCCTCGAGCCCCTCCTCGGCCTTCACCGTGCGGGCGCGCTCGACGTTGAACGGCGTCGACACCATGCCGACGACGATGGCGCCCTGCTCTTTGGCGATCTTCGAGATGACCGGCGCCGCGCCGGTGCCGGTCCCGCCGCCCATGCCGGCGGTGACGAACACGAGGTCCGCGTCGCCGAGCACCTCCTTGATCGTTCCCTGGGCCATCTCGGTGGCGCGCTCGCCCATCGAGGGGTCGCCGCCCGCGCCGAGCCCGTTTGTCAGGGACTTGCCGACGAGGATCTTCGTGTCGGCCTCGATCATCTTCAGGTGCTGCTTGTCGGTGTTGATCGCGACCGTCTCGGCGCCGTCGACGCCGATGTTGTACAGTCGGTTGATCGTGTTGTTGCCCGCGCCGCCCGCGCCGACGATGACGATCCGGGGCTCCCCGAACTCGTCGTCGTCGTCGCCGACCGCCTCCATGTCGCGCTGCTCGGCTTCCGCGTTCGCCAGCGCGTCCTGAACGATGTCCTGCATCGTTACACCTTGGCCCAGCTGCGCTTACTGCGCTCGCCGCGCGTGCGCTCGCCGGACGTGTCGGCCTGCTCGTTGAGCATGTCGCGGACGGCGGACCGAATCGCCTCGCTGCGATTCGGGAACTCCCCCGTTTCGACCATCTGTTCGACCTCCTCGATCTGCTGTTTCGGGATTCGTAGTGTCACACGCTCCATTGTTGTATTCCCCCGGTAAGACGACGACACGCACATGCGTGGCCTCACATCGACGGCCGGAGTTTCCCCGCCCCGACACCCATGTAAGACAGGCCGTCTTACGCACCAGTACCAATATACCGTTTGTATATAAAGATGTCGGCGGTTGTATGACCGATACCGTCAATATGTCTTACGCCGGCCGTCGGGGACGGCCGAGCCGACAGGTCGTCTTACGGCGCGTCGAGCACGTCGGCGGCCGGCGTCCGACGACCGCATCCCGGGCAAAAGCCCCAGTCGGAACGGATCTCGTCGCCACACTCACAGAACAGGCGTCGCGTCGCCTTCTCGCCGCAGTTGGGGCAGAAGACGTGATCGTCGGACAGGTCCTCGCCGCACTGCGCGCAGCTTCGTTCGCCTGCGTCCGACGCGGCGTCCGCCGAGCGTGGTCCCTCGGTCGCGGGCCCCTCCTCCGACGCGGCGTCCGCCGAGCGTGGTCCCTCGGTCGCGGGCCCCTCCTCCGTCGCGGTCGCCGCGGGTTCCGCGTCCGCGGATGCGGGCTGTGAGACGCCCGCGGACGGGTCGACCGCGGCGCCCGCGCCGTCGACGTTTACCGTGAGGTTCACCGACGGAACGCGATCGCCGGCCCCGCCCGGAACGCCGAACGGACGCGCTCCGCCGACGGCCGCGTCGGTGGCGCGGCGGCGGGTTCCGAACTCCTCGTCGAGCCGGGCCGTCACCAGCTCGTCGACGCGGGCCGCGAGCGCGTCGTCGAGGGACCCGGCAGTGTCGACGGCAGCCCCCGACGGACTGCGCGTACCTGTGTCGGAAGCGTCGGCCGCGTCGGCGGCGTGCTGCTCCTCCGCGGCGTCGAGGTGCTCGCGGAGCGCCTCCCGCATGACCTCGCTTTTCGACCCCTCGAGCCTCTCGAGGCGGTCGACGAGGTCCGCGTCCGCGCGGAAGGTTATCTTGCTCATACGAACCGTATTTCGATAGGATACATATCAATCTATCCCACGGATCCGTCCGGATCCCCTCACACGCGTAAGACGGGCGCACGACTCCGCGTGTGGCCCTCGTGTCGTCGTCACCACGAGAGTCGCGGCGCGATCCCATCCGTCTTACACGTCGCCGGCGTGCGTCCGCGCATGCGACATCGCGAACACGGCGACGTGGGAGCGGTGACCGAGATCGGACTGGGCACGTGGAACATCGGCAGCGACTGGGGCGACGTGTCCGACGAGGCGGGTCGGGAGGCGATCCGGGCGGCCCTCGACGCCGTCTCGACGGTTATCGCCGGCCCCGCCTCCCCGGCGCACATCGGGAGCAACGTCGCCGCCGCGGATCTCGGTCCGGTCTCACCGGCTCCACGACGCCGTTCGCGACGTATACGAGGAGTACATGGCGAAGCACGTCCACGATCGCTGGTTAATTAGATTAGTCTAATCTTTTCTTTTGGTCGTAACGACTATACAGTTCAGTCGCACTCATACAGGTGAGCATGACCGACACACGCGACCCGGCGAGTTCGCCGGGAACGACCAGACGGCGGTTCCTCGCGGGGGGCAGCGGCCTCGCCGCGGCGGGGCTCGCCGGCTGTCTGGGCGACGCGGCGGGACGCGGCGGGAGCGACGACGGTCCGACGGTCGTCGCCTCCTTCTTCAGCTTCTACGATTTCGCGCGGAAGGTGGCGGCGGACACGCCGATCACGGTTCGGAACCTCGTTCCCACCGGGCTGCACGGCCACGGCTGGGATCCGGACGCGAGCGTCACCCGCGACATCGTCGACGCCGACGCGTTCGTTCACGTCGGCGAGGACTTCCAGCCGTGGGCCGATCGCGCCATTCAGACGCTGCGGGACGACGACGTGAACACGCAGCTCGTCAACGCTCGCGAGGGGATCGAGCTCGTCCCGCTGGCCGAGAGCCTGGACCGGGACGAGGAGGGCGTCGGCGAGGGCCGCGGGAACGACCCCCACTTCTGGCTCGACCCACGGCGCGCGAAGACGGCCGTCGACAACATCGCCGAAGGGCTCGTCGAGCTGGCGCCCGAGCACGAGGACAGTCTCCGCGACAACGCCGAGACGTACAAGACGGCGGTTCTGGACCGGATCGACGCCGACTACGAGGCGATCTTCGACGCCGCCGACCGCGACGTGGTCCAGCTGGCCGCCCACAACGCGTTCCAGTATATTGCCGACCGCTACGGCGTGCAGATGCGCCCGCTCGTGGTCAACCTCGCCGCCAGCGGCGACGTGAAGCCGTCCGACATCATCGAGGCCAAGCGCGTCATCGACGAGAACGACATCCGCTACATCGGCGCGGGCGTCTTCGAGACGCGCCGCCCCGCGAAGCAGCTGCTCGCGGAGACCTCGGTGGAGGCGTACTACCCGGTGACCCCGTACGCCGGCGTGCGTGAGGACTGGGTCGAGAACGACTGGGGGTACGAGGAGATCGCGGACAAGGTCAACATGCCAACCTTCGAGGTCGTCCTCGGGAACACGCCGCCCGAGGAAGCCGGCTACGACGGGTGGAACGAGGAGTGGAGGAACTTCGAATGAGTCACCCAGACGCCGGCGTCGCCGAGCGCAACGGGCAGGGGATATCGGACGCAGATGGCGAGAGCGACACGGCGATCGAGGTGTCCGACGTGACGTTCGGCTACACCGCCGCGCCGGTGGTCGAGGACGTCGATCTGGCGATCGAGGCGGGCGAGTACGTCGCCGTCGTCGGCCCGAACGGGTCGGGGAAGTCGACGCTGATGAAGCTCATGCTCGGTCTCCTCCGTCCGGACGAGGGCGAGGCCCGACTGTTCGGCGAGCCGGCCCACGCCTTCGACGACGGCGAGCGCGTCGGCTACGTCTCCCAGCACGCCAGCGCCGCCAAGGAGATGCCGATCACCGTCCGCGAGGTGGTGAAGATGGGACGGTTCGCGCACGTCGGCTTCGGACGGCTCTCGGCCGACGACTGGGCCATCGTCGACGAGGCGCTGGCGACGGTCGGCATGAGCGCGTTCGCGGACCGCCGGATCACGAAGCTCTCGGGCGGGCAGCGCCAACGGGCGTTCATCGCCCGAGCACTGGCGGGCGAAGCCGACCTGCTCGTGCTCGACGAGCCGACCGTCGGCGTCGATGCCGAGTCGGTGGAGGCGTTCTACGACCTGCTCGAAGCGCTCAACGACGACGGCATCACCGTCCTGCTCATCGAGCACGACCTCGGTGCCGTCGTCGACCACGCCGACCGCGTCGTCTGTCTCAACCGCGAGGTGTACTTCGACGGCCCGACCGACGAGTTCGTCGAGAGCGACGCCCTCGCGCGGGCGTTCGGTGCCGCCGCCGGCGTCGTTGGGGGCGACCGATGACGCTTCCGACCGGGGCCGCCGACGCGTTCGCGGGCCACTGGCCGAGTCCGCTCCAGTCGGGAGGGAGCGCGCTCGACCCGCTCCTCGCACCGATCTACTACCTGCTCGACCTGTGGTCGCTGTTGCTGGGCGCGCTGGGGAACGCGACCGGGCTGGAGCTACTCCAGTACGGCTTCATGCACCGCGCGATCCTCGTCGGCATCTGTATCGGCGTGATGGCGCCGCTCATCGGGACGTTCCTCGTCCACCGACAGCTGGCCCTCATCGGCGACGCGCTCGCACACACCGCGTTCGCGGGCGTCGCCGTCGGGCTGTTTCTCAACGGCGTTCTCAGTCTCGGCGTCTCGCCGTACCTCACCGCCGTCGTGGTCGCCGTTCTCGCCGCCCTGTTGATCGAGGTGATCTCGGAGGTGACCGACGCCTACAACGACGTGTCGATGGCGATCGTGCTCTCGACCGGATTCGCGCTCGGAACGGTGCTCATCAGCCTCAACGCCGGCGGACTCGCGGTCGGGATCAACCAGTACCTGTTCGGCAACCTCTCGACGGTGTCGGCGGAGAACGCCGCGATCCTCCTCGTGCTGTTCGCGGTCATCGTCGCCACCGTCGCGCTCACGCGAAACCAACTGTTGTACGTCACCTTCGACGAGACGGCCGCCGAGGTGTCGGGGATCCCCGTGAACTGGTACAACCGCGTGATGGTGATGCTCACGGCGCTGGTGGTCGTCGGCGCGATGCAGATCATGGGCGTCATCCTCGTCGCCGCGATGCTCGTCGTCCCCGTCGCGGGCGCGACGCAGGTGTCCCGCAGCTTCACCGGATCGCTGCTCACGTCGGTCGTTCTCGCCGAACTGGCCGTCCTGCTCGGCATCGGGGTCTCCTACTATGGCGAGGCGACCGCCGGCGGCGTCATCGTCCTCGTCGCCGTCGCGATCTACGTCGTCGCCGTCGCGATCGGGAAGCTCCGCGAGGCTCGCGGCGACGAGGACGCGCCCGAACTCGGCGGCATCGACGCCGACGACGGGGTCGCGTGATCGACGCGACGCGCGCAACAGCGGACACGGCGATTTCGTATAGCAGCAACTAGTTTATTTTCGGGATCGATCGACGCAGCAGCACCCGGCGCCGCTTCCCCGAGGCTTATCCCGCGAGCGGCGAAGCCGCTGCCATGGCGACGAAGCTCCCCGAATCGGAGTTCGACGCGCGGCTCGCAGAGGTTCGCGGGCGGCTCGCGGACACCGACGCGGACGCGGCGACGTTCCTAGGCGCGACGAGTATCGAGTACCTCTCGGGCTTTCATCACATCCAGACCGAGCGGCCGGTCGTCCTCGCGGTGACGGAGGACCGCATGGAGATCACGGTCCCGCGCCTGGAAGTCGAGCGCGTGGAGCCGAACCCCCGGATCGACGCCGTGCATCACTACTTCGACTACCCGCAGGGGAAGCCGATCGAGACGGCGGCGGCGATGCTGGAGGGGATGGGCGTCGACTCGGTCGTCTCCGACGCCGACGGCGCGCCCGGGGTGATGGGCTACGAGGGCCCCTCGCTCTCGGAGTTCGTCGAGGTGGACTCGCAGTCGTGGGTCGACCGGATGCGCTGGGAGAAGACCGACGCGGAGGTCGACCTCGTGCGCGAGTCGGCGAAGTGGGCGAACCTCGCGCACCGCCACCTCGCGGACTACACCGAGGTCGGCGCGCACCCGGTGACGGTGAGCCAGCGGGCCACGACCGAGGCCTCGCGCGCGATGCTCGACACGCTGGGCGATCGGTACGCGGTGCGGACCCGGGGAAGCGGCCCAGTCCACGCGGGCTACATCTCCGGCTCGGAGACCGCCCTTCCGCACGGCCACACTCCGAACGAACGGCTCTCCGAGGGGGACGTGTTGATCACGGGCGCGTCGGCCAACGTCGACGGGTACCACTCGGAGCTGGAGCGCACCATGTTCGTCGGCGAGCCGAGCGACGAGCAGGTCCACTACTTCGAGCTGATGCTGGAGGCGCAGGACATCGCGATCGACGCGCTCGGCCCCGGGCAGTCGATCGCCGGCGTCGACGAGGCCGTCCACGACTACTTCCTCGAACAGGGGATCGAGGACACCGCCCAGCACCACGTCGGCCACAACATCGGCCTCGGGGGCCACGAGCCGCCGTACCTCGACCGAGGCTGGGACGAGTACGACCACGTCGGCGAGAGCGACGCCCAGATGGCGCCGGGGCAGATCTACACCATCGAACCCGGGATCTACACCGACGAGTACGGCTACCGCCACTCGGACACCATCGCGATCACCGAGAGCGGGATCGAGTGGCTCACGTACTTCCCGCGCGATCTGGAGTCGAACGTCATCCGGTAGCGAGAGACCCCGAAAACCACTGAAACGCCGTTTTCCCGCGCCGTCGCGACAGTCCCGAACCACAGAGCGCCGGGCGGGTCGCTCGGTTATACACCGGTATCCGCGATATCGAATCGCCGAACCGGCCTCGATAGATTCATACCGACGCCGCGGACACCGCCGTGCGTGAGCGCCGTCTCCTTCGCCCTCTTCGACACACTGGTCGACGCGGACCTCCCCGACGACCCCGCCGCGGCCGTCGGCGACGAACTCCGGGGTCGCGGCGTCGACGTGCCCGACGACTGGGCGGACGCCTATCGCGAGACCCGCATCGATCCACCCGCCGGTGCGGAGGTACCGCTGCCGGCACACGTGAGCCGGGCGCTCGCATCTCGCGGCGTCGACGCCCCGGGCAACGCCGCCCGCCGGGCCGTCGTCGCCGCGTTCGACCCGTCGGTTCGCACCCGCGACGGAGCGGTCGACGCGGTCGCCCGTGCACGAGAGGACGGCCCGGTCGGCCTGCTCGCGAACTGTGCGGTGCCGGAACTCGTCGGGCGCGTCCTCGTGCGCTCGGAGCTGTCGCGCGACGACTTCGACGCCGTCGTGACGAGCGTCGCCTGCGGATGGCGCAAGCCGGACCCGCGGGCGTTCGAGCGCGTCGCCGACTCGCTCGGGGTCGATTCCGCGGGTCTCACACACGTCGGCGTCGACCCGACCGTCGAGGGCGGCGTCACGGCGGTCGACGGTCGGTTCGTCCGCGCCGACGCGAACGGGCCGGTGCCCCGAATCGGGTGACCGGCGGCCCGAAGGCGTCGAGTCCGCCGATCACGCACCGGTAACGAAGAACAGCAGCATCGAGATGGCCAGCGACGCGAGGATGACCGCCGCCGCCAGCGCGCCGCCCATCGAGACGGCGGCGTTGGCGTGGCTCGCGAGCGACTCGGTCCGGTCGTTGCCGAACACCGTCACCTCGGCGTGCTCGGTGGCCATCCCCGCCTCGACGGGGTCGACGTCCGCGACGGCCCGGGTGGCCACGTCCACGACCACGTCGGTGAGTTCGTCCCGGTCGATGGCGGCGCCGACCTGGTTGTCGGCCTCGACGGTGTTGACGATGTGCGTGTCGGTCGTCATCACCTCCGCCTCGTCGGCGTCGACCGCGTCGACGACGGCGTCGATCAGATGACCCCGGAGACCGGGCTCCATGTTGTTGCCGTCGACGAGCACGTAGGCGGTGGTCTGCGCGCCGCCGTCGCCGTCCGCGTCGACGTCGGTCACCATCGCGCGGATCCCGAGCGGGCCGATCCCCTCCTGGGGAGTCCACTCGGTTCGCTCCCAGGCGACCCCGGCCGAGAGGTCGCCACGCGGCGCGACCGCGAGACGCTCGGCGGCACGGCGCGCCGCCTGGATCATGTCGAACGACCGCGTCGATCCCGGCGTCACGTGGCCTAGGTCGGGGCCCTCGAGGCCGTTGTTGGAGTTGTGGGCGTCCGCGAGCAGCACGTCGTCGAGCCCCTCGGTGCGCGCCTCCGCGGCCGTCGAGAGCCCGACGGCGTAGTCCACGTCGTCCGCGAAGCCGGGCGCGAACGTCGAGACGAGCAGGGCGTCGTCGTCGAACGCCTGCCCGAGAATCGACGCCTCGCCGGCGGTCGTGCGGACGCTCTCGCTCGCCTCCGGGGAGTACGTGAGCCGCTCGTGGGCACGGTCGACCGCCTCGAGGACGGTGTCGACCTCGCGCTCGGTGACGAGATTGAAGTCGTGCCCGGCGGTCGCGTGCGGCGGAAACGCGAGCCCGTCGGTCGCGGCCGCGACGCGAACCGGGAGGTTGCCGCCGCCGATCTCTCCCATCGGACCGGGGTGGATCATCGGCAACACCCAGCGAGCCTTCTCGTCGCCGTCGGGCGTGCGGAACGCGAGGACGGTGACCGGGACGACCGCCTCCTCGCCCAACTGCTCGAAGAAGTCCTCCAGCTCCCGGCTTCCCTCGGCGACGTGCCCGATGAACCCCTGGAGGAAATCGAGCACGGAGACGCCGAGCGTGTTTCGCCACGGCCGGTCCACGACGTAGAGGAACGTCCACACCGCCGCCGCATACAGCGCACACGTCAGCCCGAGCACGAGGAAGTGGTCCGGGCTGATCGCCGACAGCTCGGGCGGCGCCTCTTCGGGCCGGGCGAGGTACGGCATGAGGAACGTGTCGAGCAGGGGACCACCCACTTCGAGCAGGCGGAGCGTGCCGCTGTAGACGAACAGCAGCACCGCCGCGACGACGGTCTGGATGCTCGCGGGCACCGCCGCCACGGGGAGCGACGACCGCGAGACGGCCATGATCACGAGCAGGCGGACCGCGAACACCGACGCCAGCGCGACGACGAGCACGTCGAAGACGAACCGCTGGGACAGCGGGGTCAGGTACGCGGCGAGTCCGCCCACCGCGAGGAAGGCGACGATGACGACCTCACACACCAGCGCGAGCAACGACGATCGGTTCGGCGTGAGTTTCCCCCCGACGAGCCGGTCGACCCAGGCGGTGGCGAGCCCGGCGACGACCGTCGGGATCCCGATGAAGAACACTCCTTCCCAGGCGTCGCGCCCGACAAACAGCACGCCGCGCCACACGACCGACGTCTCCGGACGCTCGAACGCCCCGACGCCGGCGACGGCCGCCAGCAGGAGGGCGAACGCGACCGACGTGTACCACGACGGCGCGCGGAAGATGAACCGCGAGAGGCCGGCGAGGTTACTTTGGGTCGCAGTCATACGCGTTGACGGTGGCGAACGCGTGCGGGACCTAAAAATGAGGCGTACTCGGCGCGCGGGACGGTGGTACGTGACAGGAACTGTGGAGGCTGTCCGATGGGTGGGGCGACTACCGGCAGATCTCGACGAAGTTCTCGAAGACCTCCTGCCCGCGCTCGGTGTGGCTCACCTCGGGGTGCCACTGGACGCCATAGAGATCGCGGTCGGTTTCGGACATCGCCTCGACGCCGCAGACGTCGCTGTCGGCGGTGACCGTGAACCCCTCCGGCGCCTCGACGACCTCGTCGGCGTGGCTGGCCCAGGTTCGTGTTCCCGGCGCGAGCGACCCGACCAGCGGGTCCTCGTCGTCCAGGATCCGCACGTCGACGTCGGCGTAGCCGCCGTAGTCGCCCGACTCGACGCGGCCGCCGAGTTCCTCGGCGATGAACTGCAGCCCCAGGCAGATGCCCAACACGGGCACGTCCAGATCGAGGTACTCGGCACAGCGGCCGACGCGGTCCATGCTCGGCCCCCCGGAGAGGACGAGTCCGTCGGCGTCGATGTCGGCGGGGTCGGTGTCGTTGTCGAGGATCTCCGTGTCGACCCCCACGTCGCGAAGCGCCCGGCCTTCCAGGTGCGTGAACTGTCCGTGGTTGTCGATGACCACGATGCGCGGCTCGCTCATACGGGGGATTGCGCGGACGTGGTGAAAAACCGCCCGCTTCGCACCGAGAGATGCACGGACGTGTGTATCCGTCCCGTCGTCGCCCGAGCCCTTCAGCCGTCGTCGCCGTAGCGTTCGCTGGCGGCCGAGAACCCCAGTTCGCCGAGTTCGTCGCTTCGGCGGCTCTCCCGTTCGGCGACCGCTTCCGGGTCGGGGCTCGCGTCGTCGTCGACGCGGGCGAACGACCGGTGGACCTTGGTGTGACACCACCGGCACAGGCCCACCGTGATCTCGTGAGACGGGCTTCGATCCGCGTCGCCGTCTTCGGAGTTTCGGGCGCCGCCGGCGTCACCCGCTCCCTCGCCGTACGAGAGGTGGTGTTCCTCCACGAGCGGCCGGCGCTCGTCGTGGGCGATGCGGACCTCCGCCAACCCACACCGCGCGCACTCCTTGGCGTCGGTCGTCGACCGGTAGTGCGGACAGTCACGCCAGTCCGCGTCCTCGTCGGCGGCGACGCAGTCGTAGTCGGCGCGGCGACGGTCCGCGGCGAACTCGGGGTCGTCGCCCGCGCGGTCGAGCGCGAACCGACAGCGCCCGTCGCCGGTGAGGTGATCGCAGCGGCCGGCGAACTCGTAGGGGTCGTCGACACCGACCGACGTGCCGTCCGGCGTCCGCTCCATGGGTCGTCTCGTGTCGGGTCGGATAAAAAACGCTCACTCCCGCGGGACGCTGATGTCCTGCAGGTCGCCGCCGCATTCGGAACAGGTTCCCGGACTGTGCTCCGCCTCGGTACGCGCCGAGCACTCCCGGCACTCGAAGACGCGCACCGTTCCGGTGTGGTAGGGGTCTGGGCGCATCGTTGTATGGTAACGTACCACACAGTAATAAGCGACGCGGTGGGTTCCCTCTCGACCGCATCGTTTCACCGCACAGTCGTTCGATCTCGTCGCGTAGGCATGGATCGGGACCGACGAAACGGATACGTTCATACCGACGGGCCGTCCACCACGCCCCGTGCGAGTGATTCACCGGTCCGGGGCCATCGACGCCGAGGACGAGTCGCCGTCGGCGCCGCGCGAGCACGTCCTCGCGACGGACGTCGACGTGGCTGACTCGTTCTGGTCGCAGGCGCGGGGGCTGATGTTCCGTCGGTCGGTCCCCGACGAGTACGCGCTCGTGTTTCGGTTCGACGAGCCCGACTCGCGGAGTCTCCACATGGCGTTCGTCCCATTCCCCATCGACGCAGTCTGGCTCGTCGACGGCGAGGTGTCGACGGTGAAACGCCTCCGCCCGTGGGTCGGGCTCGGGTGGGGAACCGCGGACACGATCGTCGAATTGCCGGCCGGCGCCGCCGACGGCGTGGAGTCCGGCGACACCGTCGAGGTCGTCGAGTAGCGGTCGCGAACGGGGCGACGATACCGGCGGTGTCCGCGTCTCACTGCCTCGGGAGGGCTTATATCGGTTCACAACATTGTTGCGGCCATGCGTCGAGCGACACTGGCGGGGGCGCTGCTCGTCGGGAAGGGGCTCGACGCCGTCTCGACGGTGGTCGTGCTCCGACACTCCGACTCCGTGCGCGAGTCGGTACCGCTGTCGCGGGCGCTGATGGCGTGGCTCGGACCGGCGGGGGGAATGGCGGTGCTCACCCTGATCACGATGATCGCGGTCGGGCTGCTTGCGGAGTCCGGCGTCCTCATCGACCGCCACCTCGACGGCGAGACGCCGGAGCGGTACGTACCGAGGCTGCGCGCGACGGTGTATCTCGGCTGTGCGGCGTGGTTCGGATCGGTCGGCCTGTGGAACTTCTCGCATCTGCTGTGACCGCGGCGGGGAGGTCGGCGTCGACGACGCCGGCGTGGTCGGTGCGTCGGATCTCCGGGAGTATTTATCCGATGCGGCCGAACCGCCCCGCGTGAGCTACGTCGTGGAGGTGAAGCCGTCCGCACGCAAAGCGAACGCGGCCGTCGGCCACGCCGTGCTGTACGGGGGTGCCCGCCGCGAGTTCGGCGACCGCGGCGCCGCGGAGGCGTGGGCCGAGGGGCTCTCGACGGGCGCCGACCGCCCGGTGTGGATCCACGCGGCCCACCCTGCCGACTGTAGCGACGTGGACGCGTACCTCGTCTCGCGCCAGCGGCAACTGCTCGACCTCGACGGCGCGTACGACAAACGACGGCGACGCCTCCGCGGCGACGACGGCGGCGATCCGGGGACCCTCGACGCGTACGCCGACGGCGGAGAGTGACGGGGCGAGCGGAAGCCCGGAAATGCACAACCGGAGTGGATTTAGTAGTCGGGCGACCGTACGGCTCGTCGACATGGTATCCGAAGGCGACGCCGCGCCGACGTTCACCGCGACGTACAAGGGCAGCGACCACGAGACGTTCGACCTCGCCGACCACCTCGGCGACGGGCCGGTCGTGCTCGCGTTCTTCCCGGGCGCGTTCACGCCCCCGTGTTCCAACGAGATGGTGGCGCTGCAGGGGCACCACGACGACTTCGCGGCCGCCGGCGCGACGCTGTTCGGCGTCAGCGCCGACTCGGCGTTCTCGCTGGGCGCGTTCGCCGACGAGTACGACCTCGCGTTCGATCTCGTCAGCGACATGCCCGGCGACGCCATCGAGGCGTACGGCCTCTCGCTCGACATTCCGGACCTCGGCCTGTACGGCGTCGCCAACCGTGCGGTGTACGTCATCGACGACGCGGGCGACGTGACGTACGTCTGGGAGACGGACGATCCGACGAACGAGCCCGACTACGGGGAGCTGCTGGCGGCCGTCGAGGACGCCTGAGGCGGCACGAGCCGGCTCCCGACCGGGTGACCGGCCCGTCTCACTTGTGATGGTGTATCCACTCGCTGGCCGGCACGAACTCCGATCCCCCACAGGCGCCACACGACTCCGGCGGTTCGAAGCTGTGCTCGCCGCCGTCGAGGTGGATCGGCGTGC
This genomic interval carries:
- a CDS encoding HAD family hydrolase, yielding MSAVSFALFDTLVDADLPDDPAAAVGDELRGRGVDVPDDWADAYRETRIDPPAGAEVPLPAHVSRALASRGVDAPGNAARRAVVAAFDPSVRTRDGAVDAVARAREDGPVGLLANCAVPELVGRVLVRSELSRDDFDAVVTSVACGWRKPDPRAFERVADSLGVDSAGLTHVGVDPTVEGGVTAVDGRFVRADANGPVPRIG
- a CDS encoding DUF2070 family protein gives rise to the protein MTATQSNLAGLSRFIFRAPSWYTSVAFALLLAAVAGVGAFERPETSVVWRGVLFVGRDAWEGVFFIGIPTVVAGLATAWVDRLVGGKLTPNRSSLLALVCEVVIVAFLAVGGLAAYLTPLSQRFVFDVLVVALASVFAVRLLVIMAVSRSSLPVAAVPASIQTVVAAVLLFVYSGTLRLLEVGGPLLDTFLMPYLARPEEAPPELSAISPDHFLVLGLTCALYAAAVWTFLYVVDRPWRNTLGVSVLDFLQGFIGHVAEGSRELEDFFEQLGEEAVVPVTVLAFRTPDGDEKARWVLPMIHPGPMGEIGGGNLPVRVAAATDGLAFPPHATAGHDFNLVTEREVDTVLEAVDRAHERLTYSPEASESVRTTAGEASILGQAFDDDALLVSTFAPGFADDVDYAVGLSTAAEARTEGLDDVLLADAHNSNNGLEGPDLGHVTPGSTRSFDMIQAARRAAERLAVAPRGDLSAGVAWERTEWTPQEGIGPLGIRAMVTDVDADGDGGAQTTAYVLVDGNNMEPGLRGHLIDAVVDAVDADEAEVMTTDTHIVNTVEADNQVGAAIDRDELTDVVVDVATRAVADVDPVEAGMATEHAEVTVFGNDRTESLASHANAAVSMGGALAAAVILASLAISMLLFFVTGA
- a CDS encoding GMP synthase subunit A, yielding MSEPRIVVIDNHGQFTHLEGRALRDVGVDTEILDNDTDPADIDADGLVLSGGPSMDRVGRCAEYLDLDVPVLGICLGLQFIAEELGGRVESGDYGGYADVDVRILDDEDPLVGSLAPGTRTWASHADEVVEAPEGFTVTADSDVCGVEAMSETDRDLYGVQWHPEVSHTERGQEVFENFVEICR
- a CDS encoding DUF7097 family protein — translated: MERTPDGTSVGVDDPYEFAGRCDHLTGDGRCRFALDRAGDDPEFAADRRRADYDCVAADEDADWRDCPHYRSTTDAKECARCGLAEVRIAHDERRPLVEEHHLSYGEGAGDAGGARNSEDGDADRSPSHEITVGLCRWCHTKVHRSFARVDDDASPDPEAVAERESRRSDELGELGFSAASERYGDDG
- a CDS encoding rubrerythrin-like domain-containing protein: MRPDPYHTGTVRVFECRECSARTEAEHSPGTCSECGGDLQDISVPRE
- a CDS encoding DUF192 domain-containing protein, with the protein product MRVIHRSGAIDAEDESPSAPREHVLATDVDVADSFWSQARGLMFRRSVPDEYALVFRFDEPDSRSLHMAFVPFPIDAVWLVDGEVSTVKRLRPWVGLGWGTADTIVELPAGAADGVESGDTVEVVE
- a CDS encoding redoxin domain-containing protein, whose product is MVSEGDAAPTFTATYKGSDHETFDLADHLGDGPVVLAFFPGAFTPPCSNEMVALQGHHDDFAAAGATLFGVSADSAFSLGAFADEYDLAFDLVSDMPGDAIEAYGLSLDIPDLGLYGVANRAVYVIDDAGDVTYVWETDDPTNEPDYGELLAAVEDA